One segment of Panicum virgatum strain AP13 chromosome 3K, P.virgatum_v5, whole genome shotgun sequence DNA contains the following:
- the LOC120700899 gene encoding uncharacterized protein LOC120700899: MASSPAHSSASSGDTSDASQPASIAVVQMVNIRSHVPILLDLLDSNYSQWRRCFDSVLGKFGLDDIVKTLTPMAQRDAEWRQINCCIVNWLYTTVNKNVFDIIYKPRASVFTLWSDIEGHFSDHELQCTVYLEVEFRSLNQGDLSISDYFSPLKLLADGLCDTLPGI; this comes from the exons ATGGCCTCGTCTCCGGCGCACTCCTCTGCTAGCTCTGGCGACACCTCCGATGCATCTCAGCCCGCATCCATTGCCGTGGTGCAGATGGTGAACATCCGTTCACACGTTCCCATCCTTCTCGATCTCCTGGACTCCAACTACAGCCAGTGGAGGCGCTGCTTCGACTCCGTCCTCGGCAAGTTTGGCCTCGACGACATCGTCAAGACTCTGACACCCATGGCGCAGCGCGACGCCGAATGGCGCCAGATCAACTGCTGCATCGTCAACTGGCTGTATACCACTGTCAACAAGAACGTCTTCGACATCATCTACAAGCCTCGCGCCTCCGTGTTCACCCTTTGGTCGGACATCGAGGGCCACTTTAGCGACCATGAACTCCAGTGCACTGTCTACCTGGAGGTTGAGTTCCGCAGCCTCAACCAGGGCGACCTCAGCATCTCGGACTACTTCTCCCCCCTCAAGCTCCTCGCCGATGGCCTGTGCGACACGTTGCCGGgaat atga
- the LOC120700901 gene encoding uncharacterized mitochondrial protein AtMg00810-like, which translates to MAYLLLYVDDMILSASTTALLRNFITSLKTTFAVKDMGPVSYFLDIDVQWHADGFVLSQAAYANDILERAGMANCKAARRRLMRSPNLLALMEHPSRMPRGTAAWPAPSSISR; encoded by the coding sequence ATGGCGTACTTGCTGCTTTATGTGGACGACATGATCCTCTCTGCATCCACTACTGCACTTCTTCGCAATTTCATCACCAGCCTCAAGACCACATTCGCCGTGAAAGACATGGGGCCAGTCAGCTACTTCCTCGACATCGACGTTCAGTGGCACGCAGATGGCTTCGTCCTCTCCCAAGCTGCGTATGCCAACGACATTCTCGAGCGCGCTGGCATGGCGAACTGCAAGGCTGCCCGACGCCGGCTGATGCGAAGCCCAAATCTTCTAGCACTGATGGAACACCCCTCAAGGATGCCTCGTGGTACCGCAGCATGGCCGGCGCCCTCCAGTATCTCACGTTGA